A genomic segment from Paramixta manurensis encodes:
- the pqqB gene encoding pyrroloquinoline quinone biosynthesis protein PqqB: MQIKVLGSAAGGGFPQWNCNCKNCQGVRNGTLNASARTQSSIAVSDNGQDWVLCNASPDICHQLRAAPELNKPEVLRGTGIGAIILTDSQIDHCAGLLNLREGCPHQVWCTPEVHEDLTTGFPVFTMLSHWNGGLVHHPIVPSEPFSVSVCPTIRFTAIPLLSNAPPYSRYRNQPLPGHNIALFIEDTANGKTVLYAPGLGEPDNHLMKWLEKADHLLIDGTVWQDNELANTGVGHNTGKDMGHLALAEENGLVKLLASLPAKRKILIHINNTNPILDEDSAERHMLTRQGIEVSWDGMMINTQE; encoded by the coding sequence ATGCAGATTAAAGTTCTTGGTTCTGCCGCAGGTGGAGGTTTCCCACAGTGGAACTGCAACTGCAAAAATTGCCAGGGCGTGCGTAATGGCACGCTAAACGCCTCCGCGCGCACGCAATCATCCATTGCCGTCAGCGATAACGGTCAGGACTGGGTGCTGTGTAACGCCTCACCGGATATTTGTCATCAGCTTCGCGCGGCGCCGGAATTAAATAAACCCGAAGTGCTACGCGGAACCGGTATTGGCGCGATTATCCTTACCGATAGCCAGATCGATCACTGTGCCGGGTTGCTTAATTTACGCGAAGGGTGCCCGCATCAGGTCTGGTGTACCCCGGAAGTGCATGAGGATCTCACCACCGGTTTTCCGGTGTTTACCATGCTGTCGCACTGGAATGGCGGCCTGGTGCATCATCCGATTGTGCCTTCTGAGCCATTCAGCGTCTCGGTGTGCCCAACTATTCGTTTCACCGCCATTCCCTTACTTAGCAACGCGCCGCCCTATTCGCGCTATCGCAACCAGCCGCTGCCAGGACATAACATTGCGTTATTTATCGAAGATACCGCCAACGGCAAAACAGTGCTGTATGCGCCGGGCCTCGGCGAGCCGGACAACCACCTGATGAAGTGGCTGGAGAAAGCGGACCATCTGCTGATTGATGGCACGGTATGGCAGGATAACGAACTGGCGAATACCGGCGTGGGCCACAACACCGGCAAAGATATGGGGCACTTAGCGTTAGCGGAAGAGAATGGCTTAGTCAAACTGCTGGCCTCGCTACCGGCGAAGCGCAAGATTCTTATTCATATTAACAACACCAATCCCATCCTTGATGAAGACTCTGCCGAACGTCACATGCTGACGCGCCAGGGCATTGAGGTCAGCTGGGATGGAATGATGATTAACACCCAGGAATAG
- the pqqC gene encoding pyrroloquinoline-quinone synthase PqqC: MKQSQPLSPAEFEQALRAKGAYYHIHHPYHIAMHNGEATREQIQGWVANRFYYQTSIPLKDAAIMANCPHPEVRRKWVQRILDHDGQGNNDGGIEAWLRLGEAVGLARETILSEERVLPGVRFAVDAYVNFARRANWQEAACSSLTELFAPQIHQARLDSWPQHYQWIEAEGYGYFRSRLSQANRDVEHGLQLALEYCDSVEKQQRMLEILQFKLDILWSMLDAMTMAYELKRQPYHTVTQQPVWHKERLL; encoded by the coding sequence ATGAAACAGTCGCAACCGCTGTCGCCCGCCGAGTTCGAACAGGCCTTACGGGCAAAAGGCGCTTATTACCATATCCACCACCCGTACCACATCGCCATGCATAACGGTGAGGCGACGCGTGAGCAAATTCAAGGCTGGGTTGCCAACCGTTTTTATTACCAAACCAGTATCCCGCTAAAAGATGCGGCAATCATGGCGAATTGTCCGCACCCGGAAGTGCGCCGCAAATGGGTGCAACGCATCCTCGATCACGACGGCCAGGGAAATAACGATGGCGGTATCGAAGCCTGGCTACGGCTGGGCGAGGCGGTAGGGCTGGCGCGCGAAACTATCTTGTCGGAAGAGAGGGTGCTGCCGGGAGTTCGCTTTGCCGTCGATGCCTATGTCAATTTCGCCAGGCGTGCAAACTGGCAAGAGGCCGCCTGTAGTTCATTGACCGAACTGTTCGCTCCGCAAATCCATCAGGCACGGCTGGATAGCTGGCCGCAACACTATCAGTGGATTGAAGCGGAAGGCTATGGCTATTTCCGCAGCCGCCTGAGCCAGGCCAACCGCGATGTAGAGCACGGGCTGCAATTGGCGTTGGAGTATTGCGATAGCGTAGAAAAGCAGCAACGCATGTTAGAAATCCTTCAGTTCAAGCTCGATATTCTATGGAGCATGCTGGACGCAATGACCATGGCGTATGAACTGAAACGGCAACCGTATCATACCGTGACGCAACAGCCGGTATGGCACAAGGAGAGGTTACTGTGA
- the pqqD gene encoding pyrroloquinoline quinone biosynthesis peptide chaperone PqqD: MEITSQQLPAFRRGFRLQWEQAQNSHVMLYPEGMAKLNESAAAILQLVDGKRRIADIIAELEARFPDAQGIGDDVKEFFGQAYEQKWIIFSE; the protein is encoded by the coding sequence ATGGAGATAACTTCGCAGCAGTTACCGGCGTTTCGCCGTGGTTTCCGGTTGCAGTGGGAGCAGGCGCAAAATAGCCATGTGATGCTTTATCCGGAAGGGATGGCGAAACTGAACGAGAGCGCGGCGGCAATTTTACAGTTGGTGGACGGCAAGCGCCGTATTGCTGACATTATTGCCGAACTGGAAGCGCGTTTCCCTGATGCGCAGGGCATCGGCGACGATGTAAAAGAATTTTTTGGTCAAGCTTATGAACAGAAGTGGATCATTTTCAGTGAGTGA
- the pqqE gene encoding pyrroloquinoline quinone biosynthesis protein PqqE: MNRSGSFSVSEQKPTVNPPLWLLAELTYRCPLQCPYCSNPLDFAQQDQELTTEQWIAVFKQARAMGSVQLGFSGGEPLVRKDLAELIAAAHDMGFYTNLITSGIGLTEKKLDTFAQAGLDHIQISFQASDETLNAALAGSAKAFQQKLAMAKAVKKHGYPMVLNFVLHRHNIDQIDRIIELCIQLEADDVELATCQFYGWAQLNREGLLPTRQQIANAEAVVKDYRAKMAESGNLANLLFVTPDYYEERPKGCMGGWGAIFLSVTPEGTALPCHSARQLPVAFPSVLEHDLQHIWYESFGFNRYRGFDWMPEPCRSCSEKEQDFGGCRCQAFMLTGNADNADPVCSKSPHHGKILAAREQANCTTMQINQLQFRNRVNSQLIFKG, from the coding sequence ATGAACAGAAGTGGATCATTTTCAGTGAGTGAACAAAAGCCGACGGTTAATCCCCCGCTCTGGTTACTGGCGGAGTTAACCTACCGTTGTCCGCTGCAATGCCCCTATTGCTCCAACCCGCTGGATTTCGCGCAGCAGGATCAAGAGCTCACCACCGAACAGTGGATCGCGGTGTTCAAACAGGCGCGCGCGATGGGCAGCGTTCAGCTCGGTTTTTCCGGCGGTGAGCCGCTGGTACGTAAAGATTTGGCGGAGTTGATCGCCGCTGCGCATGATATGGGGTTTTATACCAACCTGATTACCTCAGGCATTGGTCTGACCGAGAAGAAGCTGGATACTTTCGCGCAGGCCGGGTTGGACCATATTCAGATCAGCTTCCAGGCCAGCGATGAAACCTTAAACGCGGCGCTGGCCGGTTCGGCGAAGGCGTTTCAGCAAAAACTCGCCATGGCGAAAGCGGTGAAAAAACATGGCTACCCGATGGTGCTTAACTTTGTTTTGCACCGCCATAATATCGATCAGATCGATCGCATCATCGAGCTCTGCATCCAGCTTGAAGCCGACGATGTAGAACTGGCGACTTGCCAGTTTTATGGTTGGGCGCAGCTTAATCGTGAAGGTTTGCTGCCAACCCGCCAGCAGATTGCTAACGCGGAAGCGGTGGTGAAGGACTATCGCGCAAAAATGGCGGAGAGCGGTAACCTGGCCAACCTGTTGTTTGTCACGCCCGACTATTATGAAGAGCGGCCAAAAGGCTGTATGGGAGGGTGGGGCGCGATTTTCCTTAGCGTGACACCAGAAGGCACTGCGCTACCTTGCCACAGCGCCCGCCAGTTGCCGGTGGCGTTTCCGTCGGTGCTGGAGCATGACTTACAGCACATCTGGTATGAATCTTTCGGCTTCAACCGCTATCGCGGCTTTGACTGGATGCCGGAGCCCTGCCGTTCTTGTTCGGAAAAAGAGCAAGATTTTGGCGGCTGCCGTTGCCAGGCATTTATGTTGACCGGTAATGCCGACAATGCCGATCCGGTCTGCTCGAAATCGCCACACCACGGTAAAATCTTGGCGGCGCGTGAGCAGGCGAACTGCACCACGATGCAAATTAACCAACTGCAATTCCGTAACCGCGTTAATTCTCAATTGATCTTTAAGGGCTAA
- the pqqF gene encoding pyrroloquinoline quinone biosynthesis protein PqqF, with protein sequence MCDAADEAQLTLANGLRVHLHHQPHAPRGAALVQIDAGSHHEPEAWPGLAHLLEHMVFNGSAAFTHHARLMAWVQAEGGRVNATTQAASTAFFFEVSADKLADGVARLVDMLAAPLLTEEALRHEVTVIDAEYQLLKNHAETRCDAATDYAFGALPAMRRFHVGNQASFGDDIPALRQALWHYHQRFYHAGNMVLWLQGPQSCAELAALAQQFGSAFAASAPPAAPFALPGPINLPYGFALACAEGAACLRLSFWLREWNARDAEALMLLQQLALDESQNSLLAALRAAELCEEIRLLNPYRTAQAAIVTLEFSLTSPDYAVARTTEAWFLHWLAMLPALSSARLLHYASLARRAFWRLPPLEQLRQRAMGFPPPAKADDILLSWSHLLPQLTERQMTRLWSAEQAATQEVETQGFRLPMRVLEETPASLPVPVPTLGFFTPGRALTPPTLPDASVPLTAIEVPGDQPVLLLRPAFGAMVSDAQGYLMQTALRSVAGDILHRGGQLLMAEHQGVWYFQIRGEAALLPVALAAAIESLTALSGAVYAQGERAWRRAQRADVSIRALLSLLPRVLRNETHDGPPLDALPQRGWEACLAGGDDALRQQLAHLLSRFPGQINQPQATTAIPPPAGQQHLLPAVEGDAALLLFCPLVENTAACLAAWRLLALVYEPLFFQRLREQQQVGYVVSCRFHQSADRAGILFALQSPRYGIEALLAFIERFLAEVTHDLERLSEAAWEQKRTTLRNALRATAADSLTRAREYWQRMRHDTPSISEVQLAQCDRAQLLHYHQRLREQPECRVQLASAPGFLP encoded by the coding sequence ATGTGCGACGCAGCGGATGAGGCGCAGTTAACGCTGGCAAACGGTCTGCGGGTACATCTGCATCACCAGCCACACGCGCCACGCGGCGCGGCATTAGTACAGATTGATGCCGGTAGCCACCATGAACCGGAAGCCTGGCCTGGTCTTGCGCACCTGTTGGAGCATATGGTGTTCAACGGCAGCGCGGCCTTTACTCACCATGCTCGTCTTATGGCGTGGGTACAGGCGGAGGGGGGGCGGGTCAACGCCACCACGCAAGCGGCCTCAACCGCTTTTTTCTTTGAAGTGTCGGCGGATAAGTTGGCCGATGGCGTGGCCCGCCTAGTGGATATGCTGGCGGCTCCGTTGCTGACGGAAGAGGCGTTGCGCCATGAAGTGACGGTGATCGACGCCGAGTATCAACTGCTGAAAAACCACGCGGAAACCCGGTGTGATGCGGCAACCGATTACGCCTTTGGCGCGCTACCGGCTATGCGGCGTTTTCATGTCGGCAATCAAGCGAGCTTTGGCGATGATATTCCCGCGTTGCGCCAGGCGTTATGGCATTACCACCAGCGTTTTTACCACGCGGGAAATATGGTTTTGTGGCTTCAGGGGCCGCAATCCTGCGCCGAATTGGCGGCGTTGGCGCAGCAGTTCGGGAGCGCGTTTGCCGCCAGTGCGCCACCCGCCGCGCCGTTCGCGTTGCCCGGGCCGATTAATTTACCCTATGGTTTTGCGCTTGCGTGCGCGGAAGGCGCAGCCTGTTTACGCCTGAGCTTTTGGCTTAGAGAGTGGAACGCGCGCGATGCCGAAGCGCTGATGCTGTTGCAGCAACTGGCGCTTGATGAATCTCAAAATAGCCTGCTGGCGGCGCTACGCGCTGCCGAACTCTGCGAAGAGATTCGTCTGCTTAACCCTTATCGCACCGCTCAGGCCGCTATTGTGACGCTGGAGTTCAGCCTTACCTCGCCCGATTACGCGGTGGCGCGTACTACGGAAGCCTGGTTTCTACATTGGCTGGCAATGTTACCCGCACTCTCATCCGCCCGGTTGTTACATTACGCGAGCCTGGCCCGGCGCGCTTTTTGGCGCCTGCCGCCGCTGGAACAATTGCGGCAGCGGGCGATGGGCTTTCCGCCACCGGCTAAAGCGGATGACATCCTGCTGAGTTGGTCGCATTTATTGCCGCAATTGACGGAGCGACAAATGACGCGTCTGTGGAGCGCGGAACAGGCCGCCACGCAGGAGGTGGAAACGCAAGGCTTTCGGCTACCAATGCGTGTGCTAGAGGAAACGCCCGCCAGCCTGCCTGTTCCGGTGCCGACGCTGGGCTTTTTTACGCCCGGACGCGCGCTAACGCCACCGACGTTACCGGACGCTTCGGTGCCATTAACCGCGATTGAGGTGCCAGGCGATCAACCGGTATTACTGCTACGCCCGGCGTTTGGCGCCATGGTTAGCGATGCGCAAGGGTATTTGATGCAGACGGCGTTACGCAGCGTGGCGGGCGACATACTGCATCGCGGCGGCCAGTTGCTGATGGCGGAACATCAGGGCGTTTGGTATTTCCAGATACGCGGCGAAGCGGCGTTATTGCCGGTTGCGCTGGCGGCCGCTATTGAATCATTAACCGCGTTGTCCGGGGCGGTTTACGCACAGGGTGAACGCGCCTGGCGGCGAGCGCAACGCGCAGATGTCTCGATTCGCGCCCTGCTTAGCCTGTTACCGCGCGTGCTCAGGAATGAAACACATGATGGCCCGCCGCTTGACGCTTTGCCACAACGCGGATGGGAGGCCTGCCTGGCTGGCGGTGATGATGCGCTGCGACAGCAACTGGCGCACCTGCTTTCACGTTTTCCCGGTCAAATAAATCAGCCGCAGGCCACCACTGCGATCCCGCCACCGGCAGGGCAACAACACTTGTTACCGGCGGTAGAGGGAGACGCGGCGTTATTACTGTTTTGCCCGCTAGTGGAAAATACCGCTGCCTGTCTGGCGGCATGGCGTCTGTTGGCCCTGGTGTACGAGCCGCTGTTTTTTCAGCGCCTGCGTGAGCAACAACAAGTGGGCTACGTGGTCAGTTGCCGTTTTCATCAAAGCGCCGATCGCGCGGGGATTTTGTTTGCGTTGCAATCGCCACGCTATGGTATTGAAGCGTTGCTGGCGTTTATCGAGCGCTTTTTGGCTGAGGTCACCCACGATCTTGAGCGCTTAAGCGAGGCGGCGTGGGAACAGAAACGCACCACGCTGCGTAATGCCTTGCGTGCTACAGCGGCAGATAGCTTAACGCGCGCCAGGGAATACTGGCAGAGAATGCGGCACGACACGCCTTCGATTAGCGAGGTGCAGCTTGCGCAATGCGATCGGGCCCAACTCCTGCATTACCACCAGCGCTTACGTGAACAGCCTGAATGCCGCGTGCAATTGGCCAGCGCGCCCGGTTTCTTACCGTAG
- a CDS encoding PTS sugar transporter subunit IIB: MKHLMICCGAGVATSTVALNKLQDYLKKENLLDKVRISQGTVAEAKTRDDLDFIVSTSPVSLSVPVVNALPLLTGMGTDAVFSRVKELILAEG, encoded by the coding sequence ATGAAACATCTGATGATTTGCTGCGGCGCAGGCGTTGCCACCAGCACCGTGGCATTAAATAAACTCCAGGACTATCTGAAAAAAGAAAATCTGTTGGATAAAGTGCGTATTTCACAAGGGACGGTTGCTGAAGCCAAAACCCGCGATGATCTGGACTTCATCGTCTCCACCTCGCCAGTGTCGCTTTCTGTACCGGTGGTCAACGCGCTGCCGTTATTAACCGGAATGGGAACCGACGCGGTGTTTAGCCGTGTAAAAGAGTTAATTCTCGCCGAGGGTTAA
- a CDS encoding PTS galactitol transporter subunit IIC: protein MFIIDYIVNLGASVMMPLIFIILGVILRLPLTKAIKAGLMVGIGFIGLSITVNLMVDSLTPVSHAIVERFGLNLTVLDVGWPAAAAVAMGTRVGALVIPVCVAINVLMLYTKTTRVLNVDIWNLWHHAFTGSLVTIITNSLWLGVFAAALNCIITMVIADRTSGDVEKYLNLPSISVPHGFSASFVPAAWLVNVIVDRIPGVRDIKIDTEVIQKRLALLGDPASLGAIIGALLGIIAGIEVKAILQTAITMAAVMTIIPRMAKMLMEGVYPISERIQEIAQSRAGSFGKIAIGLDSAVSVGHPVTLSVSMLMIPIMLVLAAIVPGNQFLPFASLTGLPFAFVLVTAVCRGDMFRTLLTGLLTLSLALLIGTSLAPIVTSTAVSTGFSLPQGTTSISSVDYAGAMLPWVIIQSFYFKAIGVGILTLFTAGLMVWNRRKLAQENEQMADAATQTEK, encoded by the coding sequence ATGTTTATCATTGATTACATTGTGAATTTAGGGGCATCGGTCATGATGCCGCTCATATTCATTATCCTCGGCGTGATCTTACGCTTGCCGCTGACGAAAGCGATTAAAGCCGGGTTGATGGTGGGGATTGGTTTTATCGGCCTGAGTATCACGGTCAACCTGATGGTTGACTCACTGACGCCCGTCAGCCATGCCATTGTTGAGCGTTTTGGTCTTAACCTGACGGTATTGGACGTGGGTTGGCCAGCGGCTGCAGCGGTGGCGATGGGGACACGCGTCGGTGCATTAGTGATCCCGGTCTGCGTGGCGATTAATGTACTGATGTTGTACACCAAAACCACCCGGGTGCTGAACGTAGATATTTGGAACTTGTGGCATCATGCTTTTACCGGATCGCTGGTCACCATCATTACCAATAGCCTGTGGCTTGGCGTTTTCGCCGCCGCGCTGAACTGCATTATCACGATGGTGATTGCCGACCGTACCAGCGGCGATGTCGAAAAATACCTGAATCTCCCCTCTATCTCGGTGCCGCATGGTTTTTCTGCCTCATTTGTTCCTGCGGCTTGGCTGGTCAACGTCATTGTCGATCGCATACCGGGCGTACGCGATATTAAAATTGATACCGAAGTGATTCAGAAACGTTTGGCGCTGTTGGGCGATCCGGCCTCGCTGGGCGCGATTATTGGCGCACTGTTGGGGATTATTGCCGGTATTGAGGTTAAGGCGATTCTGCAAACCGCGATTACGATGGCGGCAGTAATGACCATTATTCCACGCATGGCGAAAATGCTGATGGAAGGGGTTTATCCGATCAGCGAACGCATTCAAGAGATTGCTCAGTCTCGCGCTGGTTCATTCGGGAAAATCGCTATCGGGCTTGATTCGGCGGTCAGCGTTGGGCATCCGGTTACCTTATCGGTTTCTATGTTAATGATCCCGATTATGCTGGTGCTGGCGGCTATCGTGCCGGGTAACCAATTCCTGCCTTTCGCCTCGCTTACCGGTCTGCCGTTCGCCTTTGTGTTGGTTACTGCGGTTTGCCGTGGCGACATGTTCCGCACCTTACTGACCGGTTTGCTGACCCTGAGCCTGGCGCTGTTAATTGGCACCAGTCTGGCACCGATTGTCACCAGTACGGCGGTCAGTACCGGTTTCTCATTACCGCAGGGCACCACCAGTATCAGTAGCGTGGATTATGCCGGTGCGATGCTGCCGTGGGTGATTATCCAGAGCTTCTACTTTAAAGCGATTGGGGTCGGTATTCTCACCCTGTTTACCGCGGGTTTGATGGTGTGGAACCGTCGCAAACTGGCGCAGGAAAATGAACAGATGGCGGATGCCGCCACGCAAACCGAG